From the genome of Ralstonia insidiosa:
CGAAGCGGGGTCGCCGCTCAAGCCGGTGCACATCCACTCGCCCGGCGACGCGGTGCGCCACGGCATCAGCCTGCTCACCGAAGACCGCAAGGATGAAGGCCTGATGCTGGGCTTGCCCATCGCCACCAACATCGCACTGGGCAACATGCCGGGCGTGACCACACGCGGCTGGCTGCAGCCTGCGCGTGAACGTGCACTGGCACAGCGGCACATCGACGCACTGCGCATCCGCTGCGCGGGGCCCGAGCAACCGGTGGGCGAACTCTCCGGCGGCAACCAGCAGAAGGTGGCGATTGCGCGCTGGCTGGAGCGCGACACCCCAGTGCTGCTATTCGATGAGCCCACACGCGGCGTGGATGTCGGCGCCAAGTTCGACATCTATGCCCTGCTCGATGCGCTGGCTGCACGCGGCAAAGCCCTTGTCGTAGTGTCCAGCGATCTGCGCGAACTCATGCAGTTGTGTGATCGCATTGGCGTCATGCGCGCCGGCCGGCTGACACACGTGTTCCAACGCGGCGGCTGGAGCCAGGATGCCCTGCTCGCAGCTGCCTTCGGCGAGTCCGCTCCGCCGGCCCCCAAGTCATCTCCGGAGACCGCCGATGCGCTCTGATTCCACCTTGCCGCCGGCCAGTACAGAGAGCACGCAGGCCAACCGTCGCGCTGCGGTGAGCATGTCGCTCGGCACCATCGGCGGGCTGCTAGGCGCGCTGATTGCCATGCTGGTGTTGTTCGGCACCCTGTCGCCCACCTTCTTCACGCTACCCACCTTCACCACCATCGCCAACGAAATTCCCGACCTGCTGGTGATGGCGGTGGGTATGACCTTCATCCTGATGATCGGCGGCATCGATCTGTCCGTGGGATCGGTGCTGGCGCTGGCAGCCTCGGTGCTGTCGATTGCCATGACCAAGCTCGGCTGGGGCGTGCTACCAGCGGCGTTGGCGGGCGTTCTGGTGGCAACGGCCGCCGGTGCGGTGACCGGCACGGTTACGGTGCACTGGGGCATCCCGTCGTTCATCGTGTCGCTGGGTGTGCTGGAAATGGCACGCGGCCTCGCCTACAGCCTGACCGATTCGCGCACCGCCTATATCGGCAGCGCAGTCGACTGGTTGGCCAACCCGATTGCACTGGGCATCGCA
Proteins encoded in this window:
- a CDS encoding ABC transporter permease, with protein sequence MRSDSTLPPASTESTQANRRAAVSMSLGTIGGLLGALIAMLVLFGTLSPTFFTLPTFTTIANEIPDLLVMAVGMTFILMIGGIDLSVGSVLALAASVLSIAMTKLGWGVLPAALAGVLVATAAGAVTGTVTVHWGIPSFIVSLGVLEMARGLAYSLTDSRTAYIGSAVDWLANPIALGIAPSFLIAIAVTVIGQIVLVRTVFGRYLVAIGTNEEAVRLAGVNPRPYKIAVFALMGLLAGLAALFQVSRLEAADPNAGVGMELQVIAAVVIGGTSLMGGRGSVARTLFGVLIISVLESGLAQIGASEPTKRIITGAVIVAAVVMDTYRSRRNSRSGSQSGRSKQH